Part of the Cuniculiplasma divulgatum genome, TATAAATGGAAAGGAAAAGAAAGATGCAGTGTGGAGATATATTAAGCCGTCACTTGACTTCATTCCCATAAAAGATTATATGGCATTTGATCCCAATTCAATTGAAAGGATAGAATTGTGAAAAATATCCGATTTAGTTCACAATATTCTTCTGCTTCCTGATCTCATCAACAAGCCTTTCCAGAAGTTTTTTTATCAGATCTATGGCCATTTCATCTGTTAAATGACCATTTTCATCAAATTTTGTATGTGCAAAGCTTATGAATACCTCTGGCCTGTTTATGACCCTTGCATCCATAAAACCCATTACCTGCCTTAAATGATACTGTGCCCTTGAGCCACCGAGCATGCTTGGGGATGCACTCATGATTGCTCCGATCTTCCCCGTGAAGGGATTTTCCATTGGGGGTCTTGAAATATAGTCAAGTGTGTTCTTTAAGAACCCTGGAATTG contains:
- a CDS encoding NADPH-dependent FMN reductase, which produces MVTGSKKVKITAFGGSFRKDSYNMKLLKECQRLMPEGSELEIVSIKEIPLYNQDLDENQPEPVRIFRNQIKKADGFLIATPEYDFSIPGFLKNTLDYISRPPMENPFTGKIGAIMSASPSMLGGSRAQYHLRQVMGFMDARVINRPEVFISFAHTKFDENGHLTDEMAIDLIKKLLERLVDEIRKQKNIVN